Proteins co-encoded in one Nitrospiraceae bacterium genomic window:
- a CDS encoding tetratricopeptide repeat protein, with protein MRKIVLLIISVVLFLSVAAEAAEIRVAVLPFRNLMQKEDLNWLSEGIASTITAKLGNVKGLSLVERSQLQVAIKELGLQHAGVVDDNTAVKAGKILGVQVVVIGEFQVVGDQVRISARFVEVQTAKVASTSVVTGSFQNIFTLQDDVSFSLAKSLNVDVPEDVKKDTVKATTTKNLTAYEYYSKGNDAQWNQKDIEKAIDYYLKAINIDPNYENALFELGYIYNDLGEYKKAIEYYTRSNALNPKAKDTANNIGLAYSRLGDYPNAEKWYKKSLELEPNYDLALNGLGLVMYKQKKLTESEYWYKKTIQANPKYHLAYYNLGILYEDQKNYDLSISYYKKALEVQPTYTNAMINLGLVLETTRKDFAGAETWYKRALEVEPNNQYAFYNLGFLYNNKENGNYNIDTAIYYYQQAIVANPKYDLAYFYLGKLYTEKKEYPKAINSYEKAMQLYDKDPAYSNNLGWVYELQKNYVMSERFYRKATEVDSSYGLAWENLGYSLYFQKKDDDAVAAWKKAASLNRAGAKDALKKYYNIIY; from the coding sequence ATGAGAAAAATTGTTTTGCTTATAATTTCTGTTGTTTTATTTCTATCAGTAGCTGCTGAAGCTGCTGAGATACGCGTAGCAGTTCTGCCATTCCGTAATCTTATGCAAAAAGAGGATCTGAATTGGCTCTCGGAAGGTATTGCGTCCACTATTACTGCAAAGCTTGGAAATGTAAAAGGTCTTTCGCTGGTTGAAAGGTCGCAGTTGCAGGTTGCCATTAAAGAACTTGGCTTGCAGCATGCAGGTGTAGTTGATGACAATACTGCTGTTAAGGCTGGTAAGATTCTTGGCGTTCAGGTTGTGGTTATAGGCGAGTTTCAGGTCGTAGGTGATCAGGTAAGAATCTCGGCAAGGTTTGTTGAAGTTCAGACAGCCAAGGTTGCAAGCACATCGGTAGTTACCGGATCTTTCCAGAATATATTTACACTTCAGGATGACGTATCCTTCTCTCTTGCAAAATCTTTGAATGTCGATGTTCCTGAGGATGTAAAAAAAGATACTGTCAAGGCCACAACCACAAAAAATCTTACAGCCTATGAATATTATTCCAAGGGCAATGACGCTCAATGGAATCAAAAAGATATCGAAAAAGCCATAGATTATTATCTTAAGGCTATTAATATTGATCCAAACTATGAGAATGCCTTATTTGAATTAGGTTACATATATAACGACCTCGGCGAATACAAAAAAGCAATAGAATACTACACAAGATCTAATGCGCTGAATCCCAAGGCAAAAGATACAGCCAACAATATAGGCCTTGCTTATTCAAGATTAGGTGATTATCCAAATGCAGAGAAATGGTACAAAAAATCACTTGAGCTTGAGCCTAATTATGATCTTGCTCTTAATGGTTTGGGACTTGTCATGTATAAACAAAAGAAACTTACTGAATCTGAATATTGGTATAAAAAGACTATCCAGGCTAATCCTAAATACCATCTTGCATACTACAATCTAGGCATATTGTATGAGGATCAAAAAAATTACGATTTAAGCATTTCTTATTATAAAAAAGCTCTAGAGGTGCAGCCGACTTATACAAATGCGATGATCAATCTTGGATTGGTTTTAGAGACCACAAGAAAAGACTTTGCAGGCGCTGAGACATGGTATAAAAGAGCGCTTGAAGTAGAGCCAAATAACCAATATGCATTTTACAATCTAGGATTCCTCTACAACAATAAAGAAAATGGAAATTACAATATTGATACTGCAATATACTATTATCAGCAGGCTATTGTAGCTAATCCAAAATACGACCTTGCATATTTTTATCTCGGCAAGCTCTACACTGAGAAAAAAGAATATCCAAAGGCAATAAATTCATACGAAAAAGCTATGCAGCTCTACGATAAAGACCCTGCATATTCTAATAACCTAGGATGGGTTTATGAATTACAAAAGAATTATGTGATGTCTGAAAGATTTTACAGAAAGGCTACGGAAGTTGATTCCAGTTATGGTCTGGCATGGGAAAATTTGGGCTATTCACTTTACTTCCAGAAAAAAGACGATGATGCTGTAGCGGCATGGAAAAAAGCCGCGTCACTTAACAGAGCAGGCGCAAAAGACGCTTTAAAAAAATATTACAATATTATTTATTAA
- a CDS encoding pyridoxal phosphate-dependent aminotransferase codes for MLSDRVKKIKPSPTLEIDAKAKAMKAAGADVVNFGVGEPDFDTPENIKEAGIKAVKDGFTKYTPVGGIDQLKNAIIEKFKKDNSLEYSREEIIVSCGAKHSLYNIAQALYGSGDEVIIPSPYWVSYPDQVLLNDAIPVFAKTHEKDAFMLKPETLNACITNRTKAIILNTPSNPTGLTYDQNTLEQIAKIAIKNNLYIISDEIYEMLTYDGFKHTSIASLSSEIKARTLVVNGFSKAYAMTGWRLGYTAGPKDIIKAMTNIQSQSTSNPNSIAQKAAVEALTGPQDSLSAMLAEFDRRRKFLSSELNSIRGITCLTPKGAFYAFPNTSGLYGKRAGSIKIKSSSDLAVYLLEKANVALVPGSAFGDDNHIRLSYATSMDNIKKGVERIKKAVDELQ; via the coding sequence ATGCTTTCTGATAGAGTGAAGAAGATAAAACCATCGCCAACGCTTGAAATCGATGCAAAGGCAAAGGCGATGAAAGCTGCCGGAGCTGATGTTGTAAATTTTGGAGTCGGCGAGCCGGATTTTGACACGCCTGAAAACATAAAAGAGGCTGGCATTAAGGCTGTAAAAGACGGTTTTACTAAATACACTCCTGTTGGCGGAATAGACCAGCTTAAAAATGCGATAATCGAAAAGTTCAAAAAAGACAACAGCCTTGAATACTCACGTGAAGAGATAATTGTTTCCTGCGGAGCAAAACACAGTCTTTATAATATCGCACAGGCGCTTTATGGTTCAGGAGACGAAGTTATAATCCCATCGCCATACTGGGTTTCTTATCCTGATCAGGTATTGCTGAATGATGCAATACCTGTATTTGCAAAAACGCACGAGAAAGACGCATTCATGCTGAAGCCTGAAACGCTTAATGCATGCATAACAAACAGAACAAAAGCGATAATACTTAACACTCCATCCAATCCCACAGGATTGACCTATGACCAGAATACACTTGAACAAATTGCGAAGATTGCAATTAAAAATAATCTTTATATAATCTCTGACGAAATATACGAGATGCTCACATATGACGGATTTAAACATACAAGTATCGCGTCTCTTAGCTCTGAGATAAAGGCAAGGACGCTGGTTGTTAACGGTTTTTCAAAAGCCTATGCAATGACTGGCTGGAGATTGGGCTATACAGCAGGGCCAAAAGACATTATAAAAGCCATGACTAATATCCAGAGCCAGTCAACATCCAACCCAAATTCTATCGCTCAAAAAGCTGCGGTAGAGGCATTGACAGGGCCTCAGGATTCATTAAGCGCGATGCTTGCAGAGTTTGACAGACGAAGAAAATTTCTTTCATCGGAGCTTAATTCAATTCGAGGAATAACATGCCTTACTCCAAAGGGGGCATTTTATGCTTTTCCAAATACATCAGGTCTTTACGGAAAAAGAGCCGGCAGCATAAAGATAAAATCTTCATCAGATCTTGCAGTTTATTTACTTGAAAAAGCCAATGTTGCACTTGTCCCTGGCAGTGCGTTCGGAGACGACAATCATATCAGGCTTTCATATGCAACTTCAATGGACAACATAAAAAAAGGCGTTGAGAGAATAAAAAAAGCAGTAGATGAACTGCAATAG
- a CDS encoding bifunctional nuclease family protein → MLVQMTVEGLLFDPRSNMYILLLKDASGASTLPIWIGKPEADSIALALGRVVTTRPLTHDLIKSLMQTMGMRVTRIVVSEVLDNTYYALIYFHDGITENFLDSRPSDAIAIALRMNAPIYVEENIIENKSTDELEEWLKNLKPEDFGNVM, encoded by the coding sequence ATGCTTGTGCAGATGACAGTCGAAGGGTTATTGTTTGATCCAAGAAGCAATATGTATATTCTGCTTCTTAAGGACGCAAGCGGAGCATCAACCTTGCCGATCTGGATAGGAAAACCAGAAGCAGATTCAATTGCGCTTGCTCTAGGCCGTGTTGTAACAACAAGACCTTTAACGCATGACCTTATTAAAAGCCTTATGCAGACAATGGGCATGAGAGTTACAAGGATTGTTGTTAGTGAAGTTCTCGATAATACTTACTATGCGTTAATCTATTTTCATGACGGAATAACCGAAAATTTCCTGGACTCAAGACCAAGCGATGCAATAGCAATCGCTCTAAGGATGAATGCTCCAATTTATGTTGAAGAAAATATAATCGAGAACAAAAGCACAGATGAACTCGAGGAGTGGCTTAAAAATCTCAAACCTGAAGACTTCGGCAATGTGATGTAG
- the recO gene encoding DNA repair protein RecO, whose amino-acid sequence MLKRTEGIVLKTTPFGEADLIVTYLTYDLGLAKAFAKSPRKTKSRFGSSLEPFTYSRISFWGKENANLPKLTQSDIILPFKSIRENLSCFLQMSEAIELTLNFMPEHEQNKEVFKLLFNLLKAADNNSDIILKIILYKIQFLYLTGYAPRLDGCAVCGKSGLSFYLSHGSIICEKCASGLNSPMKLSPAAIKFYESLSRWNISLVSRLKPSQSLVTELSNMLNDHIRYTLSKPLKSRSFENIISNN is encoded by the coding sequence ATGTTAAAAAGAACTGAAGGCATTGTACTTAAGACAACTCCTTTCGGAGAAGCAGACCTAATAGTTACATACCTTACCTATGATTTAGGCCTTGCAAAGGCTTTTGCTAAAAGCCCACGAAAGACAAAAAGCAGATTCGGCAGTAGTCTGGAACCATTTACATATTCCAGGATTTCATTCTGGGGAAAAGAAAATGCCAATCTGCCAAAGCTTACGCAGTCAGATATAATACTTCCGTTCAAATCAATAAGAGAGAACCTGAGCTGCTTTCTGCAGATGTCAGAGGCAATAGAGCTTACCTTGAACTTTATGCCTGAACACGAACAAAATAAAGAAGTTTTTAAATTGCTGTTTAATCTGCTGAAAGCTGCTGACAATAACTCTGATATTATATTGAAAATTATTCTTTACAAAATACAATTTCTGTATCTTACAGGCTATGCGCCCAGGCTTGATGGATGCGCTGTTTGCGGAAAATCAGGATTAAGCTTTTATCTTTCGCACGGGTCGATTATATGTGAAAAATGCGCTTCGGGATTGAATTCACCCATGAAGCTTTCTCCTGCAGCAATAAAGTTTTATGAAAGCCTGAGCAGATGGAATATCTCATTGGTAAGCAGACTTAAGCCGTCGCAAAGTCTTGTCACAGAACTATCCAATATGCTTAATGACCATATAAGGTATACGCTTTCTAAGCCGTTAAAATCCAGATCTTTTGAAAATATTATTTCTAATAATTGA
- a CDS encoding UvrD-helicase domain-containing protein, with amino-acid sequence MKKYLDISKSVVISSPAGSGKTEKLARRYISLLESGSEIERILCITFTDKAAAEMKERILNILEKENTDLFLKIKDRMPLIRISTIHAFCLKLLKRFSIELGLDPSIEITDEFTASLLWTETVYECLMEERETQGLFFEMMKERGIKGFDKVYSMLHDLYNKRPVSEMLLETNCPAPETGEYRILQLFSKCLERYRQKKNKKHLLDFNDLELLTYNALLKHSEWQNILYAFDEHTDHILVDEFQDTNFLQWKIIDKLTEEWRSGIGSKRDTGKIPTIFLVGDDKQSIYLFRGANSGVFEEAKKKLSGWLGEDYFFQEIKENYRSLPPIINFTNNLFQKIMSTALIESWRCRYLPFEATRSGDGHVELILLNSEENTKKNRTKEASAIAKRINSLIGSYEIYDQEKKRPCIYADMAILLKRRTHLSAFENALRKESIPFIVVKGIGFYDEPEVALLRELVLFIVDPFDDYSLFCILRSPLFGVDYNTLLSFANEDKPLFLKLKEQSDDEAISKCLGILSILIEKSKTLSLAIIIEDALTDTGAWQFLWEKQRLANIKKFIKIIESYETAGYSNLHIREKLIRARDGDEPKANINTEGMNAVKIMTIHAAKGLQFPIVFLPSMDEPSFLRSGSIVIDEDNERFSMAYEEDSAKRNKIPLFVLRKEKELEEEKRLFYVAVTRARDLLCMVGVHNKDKQASGRLGYLMANFDIAKNELINKKTEFFDILTESDVNELKIKKQHSPDHSIYQKKLEQEQKFTDAIFYEPESKWQDVTEDIDIRSKHGKDWVLLGIVLHKIFEEISKGILTLDKLEERSTFLLRNEFMSIQEIKTLSNIIVKDIENLRSNGYLEKIILPRKEAFCELPFMLERGKTIFKGRIDRVIIDNGVARIYDYKTFPVKDSKIDELAERYKAQMKLYKEAASKIFHLKTESFILFTHKPLLVSI; translated from the coding sequence ATGAAAAAATATCTCGACATATCCAAAAGCGTTGTCATCTCATCACCAGCAGGCTCAGGCAAAACAGAGAAACTGGCAAGGCGCTATATCAGTCTGCTGGAAAGCGGTTCTGAGATAGAAAGAATTCTCTGCATCACATTCACAGATAAAGCTGCGGCAGAAATGAAAGAGAGAATCCTAAATATTCTTGAAAAAGAGAATACTGACCTTTTTTTAAAAATTAAAGACAGAATGCCCTTGATTCGTATCTCGACAATACACGCCTTTTGTCTAAAGCTTTTAAAACGTTTTTCTATTGAACTTGGCCTTGATCCGTCTATCGAGATAACAGATGAATTCACTGCATCACTTCTATGGACTGAAACTGTTTATGAATGTCTTATGGAAGAAAGGGAAACACAGGGTCTTTTTTTTGAGATGATGAAAGAAAGAGGAATAAAAGGATTTGACAAGGTTTATTCCATGCTCCATGACTTATATAACAAAAGGCCTGTATCTGAGATGCTCCTTGAAACAAACTGTCCGGCTCCGGAGACTGGAGAATACAGAATACTGCAGTTATTCTCGAAATGTCTTGAAAGATACAGGCAAAAAAAGAATAAAAAACATCTGCTTGATTTTAATGATCTGGAGCTTCTTACATATAATGCTCTTTTAAAACACAGCGAATGGCAGAATATTCTTTATGCCTTTGACGAGCATACCGACCACATACTTGTTGACGAATTTCAGGACACAAATTTCCTGCAATGGAAGATAATCGACAAGCTTACTGAAGAATGGCGCTCAGGCATTGGTTCGAAAAGAGATACTGGAAAAATTCCTACGATTTTTCTGGTAGGGGATGATAAGCAGTCTATATATCTCTTCAGAGGAGCAAATTCAGGAGTGTTTGAGGAAGCAAAAAAAAAGCTGTCAGGATGGCTTGGAGAAGATTATTTTTTTCAGGAAATAAAAGAAAATTATAGAAGCCTCCCGCCTATAATAAATTTCACGAATAATTTATTTCAAAAAATAATGTCCACTGCTTTAATCGAAAGCTGGCGATGCAGGTATCTGCCATTTGAGGCCACAAGAAGCGGCGATGGGCATGTTGAACTTATTCTTCTAAACTCAGAAGAAAATACAAAGAAGAACCGAACAAAAGAAGCGTCCGCAATTGCAAAAAGAATTAATTCTTTAATAGGTTCTTATGAAATATATGATCAAGAAAAGAAAAGGCCGTGTATCTACGCTGACATGGCAATTCTCTTAAAGAGACGGACACACCTTTCTGCTTTTGAGAATGCTCTGAGAAAAGAAAGCATTCCATTCATTGTTGTAAAGGGAATCGGTTTTTATGACGAGCCTGAAGTTGCCTTGCTTCGAGAACTTGTATTATTTATTGTCGACCCATTTGATGACTACAGCCTTTTTTGTATTTTAAGAAGTCCGTTATTTGGCGTTGATTACAATACCCTTCTCTCTTTTGCAAATGAAGATAAACCTTTATTTTTGAAACTTAAGGAACAAAGTGACGATGAAGCAATAAGCAAATGTTTGGGCATTCTCAGTATCCTGATCGAGAAATCAAAGACATTATCTCTTGCAATAATTATTGAAGACGCTCTGACTGATACAGGGGCTTGGCAATTTTTATGGGAAAAACAACGCCTAGCAAATATTAAAAAGTTCATAAAAATAATAGAATCATATGAAACCGCTGGTTATTCAAATCTTCATATCAGGGAAAAACTTATCAGGGCAAGGGACGGTGATGAACCGAAGGCAAATATTAATACGGAAGGAATGAATGCTGTAAAGATAATGACTATTCATGCTGCAAAAGGCCTTCAGTTCCCGATAGTATTTCTGCCTTCGATGGATGAACCTAGTTTCTTAAGAAGCGGGTCAATAGTTATAGATGAAGATAATGAACGTTTTTCAATGGCATATGAAGAAGACTCTGCAAAAAGAAATAAAATCCCCCTCTTCGTTCTCAGAAAAGAAAAAGAGCTTGAAGAGGAAAAGCGCTTATTCTATGTTGCTGTAACAAGGGCAAGAGATCTTTTGTGCATGGTTGGTGTTCACAATAAGGATAAACAGGCATCAGGAAGGCTTGGATATTTGATGGCTAACTTTGACATAGCAAAAAATGAACTGATAAACAAAAAAACTGAATTCTTTGACATATTGACTGAATCAGATGTAAATGAACTAAAAATTAAAAAACAGCATTCTCCTGATCATAGTATTTACCAAAAAAAATTAGAACAAGAACAGAAATTTACAGATGCTATATTTTACGAACCTGAAAGCAAATGGCAGGATGTTACAGAAGATATTGACATAAGGTCAAAACACGGAAAAGACTGGGTTTTGCTCGGCATAGTTTTGCACAAAATATTCGAAGAAATTTCAAAAGGGATATTAACTCTGGACAAGTTAGAAGAACGCTCAACATTCCTTCTAAGAAATGAATTTATGTCGATTCAGGAAATAAAAACGCTCAGCAATATTATTGTTAAAGATATAGAAAACTTGAGATCAAATGGTTATCTTGAAAAAATAATACTACCAAGAAAAGAAGCATTCTGCGAGCTTCCTTTTATGCTTGAGCGCGGGAAAACAATTTTCAAAGGCAGAATTGACAGGGTGATTATTGATAATGGGGTTGCCAGAATTTATGATTACAAGACCTTTCCTGTCAAAGACAGCAAGATAGACGAACTAGCCGAAAGATATAAAGCACAGATGAAACTATACAAAGAAGCCGCAAGTAAAATTTTTCATTTAAAGACAGAGAGTTTTATTTTATTCACGCATAAGCCTCTGCTTGTCAGTATTTAG
- a CDS encoding TlpA family protein disulfide reductase, with the protein MKTLAIIIFFIFTASTASALSVNDNAPLFSLRDSDGKFFYLSNYIGSNRNSSSKGVIINFFASTCIPCKKELPILNSIVDEFRKKGIEIVIIGYKEDFNKIGEMLNALSVDKPVILSDIYGKVGEKYGVIGLPLTLIINKDGKVKEIIWGERANIDKILREKTGRLLK; encoded by the coding sequence ATGAAAACACTTGCAATTATAATATTTTTTATTTTTACTGCATCAACAGCCTCTGCCCTCAGTGTAAATGACAATGCGCCTTTATTTTCTTTAAGAGACAGCGATGGAAAGTTTTTCTATCTGAGCAATTATATCGGTTCAAATAGAAACAGCTCTTCAAAAGGCGTTATCATAAACTTTTTTGCATCAACCTGTATTCCATGCAAAAAAGAACTTCCAATTCTTAACTCTATTGTTGATGAATTCAGAAAAAAAGGCATAGAGATTGTGATAATCGGATACAAAGAAGATTTTAATAAAATTGGAGAGATGCTTAATGCATTAAGTGTTGATAAGCCTGTAATTCTCAGCGATATATACGGCAAAGTTGGAGAGAAGTACGGAGTAATAGGACTGCCGCTGACACTAATAATCAATAAAGACGGAAAAGTAAAAGAAATTATCTGGGGAGAAAGAGCTAATATAGACAAAATATTAAGAGAGAAAACAGGACGACTGCTGAAATGA
- a CDS encoding CsgG/HfaB family protein has translation MKRTLVILFVIFLITPLFAAEKSSNLKDQKAKTQNTKAPENIKLVENYVAIFDLETQGVDKKISRPLTDSIILEIVKTGKYEVIDRSNMNKVLSEQKFQLSGCVSGQCVVEAGQLLGVGKIIVGSVGIVGSTYYLSLSLINVTTGKIETSSEDKCKCAIDELIESSKRLAKKLMGEKIDAVTTTKPEIKPETTPVTKPTTGTTTRPTRFR, from the coding sequence ATGAAAAGAACCTTGGTAATTCTATTTGTGATTTTTTTAATAACACCGCTTTTTGCCGCTGAAAAATCTTCTAATCTCAAGGATCAAAAAGCAAAAACTCAGAACACAAAAGCACCAGAGAATATAAAGCTTGTAGAAAACTATGTTGCGATTTTTGACCTTGAGACGCAGGGCGTGGACAAAAAGATCTCCCGTCCATTAACAGATAGTATAATTTTGGAGATAGTTAAGACTGGGAAATATGAAGTCATAGACAGAAGCAACATGAACAAGGTGCTCAGTGAGCAGAAATTTCAGCTGTCAGGATGTGTATCAGGGCAATGCGTGGTAGAGGCAGGCCAGCTTCTTGGGGTTGGGAAGATAATAGTTGGTTCTGTGGGCATAGTAGGCAGTACTTATTATCTTTCGCTTTCACTGATAAATGTAACCACAGGAAAGATAGAAACATCCTCAGAAGACAAATGCAAGTGCGCAATAGATGAGCTTATAGAATCAAGCAAAAGACTTGCAAAGAAACTGATGGGAGAAAAAATTGATGCAGTAACAACAACAAAACCAGAGATAAAACCAGAAACAACTCCAGTGACAAAACCAACAACAGGAACTACAACAAGACCAACTCGTTTTCGCTGA
- a CDS encoding FprA family A-type flavoprotein — MNAVEIKSGIFWVGAIDWAVRDFHGYVIPRGTTYNNYLALDDEVTLFDTVKYDFAETTIKNIKSVVDPSKIKHIVINHIENDHATSLDRLMELSPDAVIHITEKGRKGLERFFDISRWNIKTVKTGDTLKIGKRTILFIETPMIHWPDSMMSYIKEEKLLISQDGFGQHIASASRFDDEFINCASMSELEDSVVDYYSNILMPFGRLIKSKLDEIKKMGLQIDMIAPDHGIIWRKNPEKVIQMYIDMVNDKADLSVSIIYDTMWLATERMISPIMQGIKDEGLGCKVIKLRATPTSMAIKEFWKSRGTLIGTPTLNNLMYPSIAEFLSHLKGLRPKNRIASAFGSYGWGGGAVREVCEEFKKIGLETVDPGIQVLYRPSLEDEKMCYEFGREFAKKTKEYHNKF, encoded by the coding sequence ATGAATGCTGTTGAGATAAAATCCGGCATATTCTGGGTCGGAGCAATAGACTGGGCTGTAAGAGATTTTCATGGTTATGTTATCCCTCGCGGAACAACATATAACAATTATCTGGCATTAGATGATGAGGTAACGCTTTTTGATACTGTTAAGTATGATTTTGCAGAGACAACGATTAAAAATATAAAGTCTGTTGTTGATCCCTCTAAAATTAAACACATAGTTATCAATCATATTGAGAATGATCACGCAACAAGCCTCGACAGATTAATGGAATTATCCCCTGATGCTGTCATCCATATAACCGAGAAGGGGAGAAAAGGGCTTGAGAGATTTTTTGATATCTCAAGATGGAATATCAAAACAGTAAAAACAGGCGACACACTGAAAATAGGCAAGAGAACGATTCTATTTATCGAAACACCAATGATCCACTGGCCTGATTCAATGATGAGTTATATAAAAGAAGAAAAGCTGCTAATAAGCCAGGATGGATTTGGACAACATATTGCATCTGCTTCAAGGTTTGACGATGAGTTTATTAACTGCGCTTCGATGTCTGAACTCGAGGACAGTGTTGTTGATTATTACTCGAACATACTAATGCCTTTTGGCAGACTGATAAAGTCAAAGCTGGATGAGATAAAAAAGATGGGTCTTCAAATAGATATGATCGCTCCGGATCACGGCATAATCTGGAGAAAGAACCCAGAAAAAGTAATCCAGATGTATATTGATATGGTAAATGACAAGGCAGACCTGAGTGTTTCGATTATTTATGACACAATGTGGCTTGCCACAGAACGCATGATATCTCCTATTATGCAGGGAATAAAAGATGAAGGATTAGGATGCAAGGTAATTAAACTCAGAGCAACGCCTACAAGTATGGCTATCAAGGAGTTCTGGAAATCAAGAGGAACTCTGATCGGAACACCAACTTTGAATAATTTGATGTATCCTTCCATAGCTGAATTTTTATCTCATTTAAAAGGACTGAGACCAAAGAACAGAATCGCTAGTGCATTTGGAAGCTACGGGTGGGGCGGCGGAGCTGTAAGGGAAGTATGCGAAGAATTCAAGAAAATAGGTCTTGAGACAGTAGATCCCGGCATACAGGTGCTTTACAGGCCATCTTTGGAAGACGAAAAGATGTGTTACGAATTCGGCAGAGAATTTGCAAAGAAAACAAAAGAGTATCATAATAAATTTTAA
- a CDS encoding rubredoxin, translating into MAIWKCSVCGYEYDEAVEGIPFEKLPDDWKCPVCNAPKDAFVKIK; encoded by the coding sequence ATGGCAATTTGGAAATGTTCTGTATGCGGTTATGAGTATGACGAGGCAGTTGAAGGAATCCCTTTTGAAAAACTTCCCGACGACTGGAAGTGTCCTGTGTGTAATGCTCCTAAAGACGCTTTCGTAAAAATTAAATAG